One Eptesicus fuscus isolate TK198812 chromosome 13, DD_ASM_mEF_20220401, whole genome shotgun sequence genomic window, CTCTTATGCACTTTCAGTGAAAGTCAATATCTGCATTACCTCATGAGATAATCAAAGGAAAACTTTGCACAGATGTCAATCAGggaataatttttaatagcaTGATGATGAGATTCTGACATCTaggttttattgaatttattggggtgacattggttaataaaactagataggtttcaggtgtacaattctataaagtATCATCTGTGTACTGTATtatatgttcaccaccccaggtCAAGTCCCCTTCCACCAtcatttatccccactttaccctcttctatctcccccaccagccccatGCAGTATATTTCATGATGTTACAGATCTTTCTTTAAAGCACAGCACAAGAAACGGCTGTGATGTTTGGAAGATTGGATTTATTAGAACACATACaagtaaatatgtatgtgtgcatatagtatatgtgtatatatgaattatatatatgtatttgtatatcctaccttataatagagaaacatgcaaattgaccgcacctccgctacgcccatgattgggccagcgggaggctgggggcgggactccgggtggcctatccgacccttgagaagatcaagatggcggcgcccagtcctcttagttccaggggtcgCTGGGAAGATTACAGCCCCGGGGAGGCAAGACCTGGCTGCCCAGCAActccagggggtccctggggagatcggcaacaggggggggggtggcgtggccgggcccagccagccgctcccgggggtccctggggagatcggaaacccggggggcgtggccgggctcgcccagccgctcccagggtccctgggaacattgcaggcatgtggttgctgagacccagaccaggcctctggccacagattcatagctttgcggagacctagggcagggatctgcctcatctgcagagagacagaggttctgcagtgcccccaagacgtgggtgggcccagccagggatcaaggggcatggaaggactcctggcagaggggcaaggaccctcacctcTGAGACGGGGGTTGaagggtggagccacctcagtgaaggggtgctgcactgcagggtactggactgactgatgtgattcagagaagctcccagtgctaacgggcctcgctcaggtggccttcacacttcagaggcagtgactcctgctcctgccttgacccaaaagcaagctctcgacaccctgccccatggcagagcatgcctaggcagtgagtgggaagccttccacctgcttcggagaaggggggggcagtaaagaatggggggagaggaaagaatgtggaggatccgcaatgaagaggtgcttgagaaagaggctcagaagcctgactggaaggtttgttctgtttgctgggccgctgccccttaggaagctcaaagagcatggctctgagggcttcctgtgtgctgagtcaagttccacagccaactggaattggcctcagtttcctggtctgtaaaatggattaagcgtgtcccagtgccttcactgagctttgatggccaattgagatattatataaagaaaatgagggaagaagtgagaaagaaaaggaaggactagcaacacaaaagaaagactgaaaggaacctgtaaacctattgtcacttaaatagggaatatagtcaatagtgttgtaatgatggtatgatgccaggtgggtactagaaatatcggggaacactttgtaaagtatatgattgtctaaccactattctgtaactaatataaaacctgaaaccaatacaaaataatgttgaatgtaaagaaatgaaaattggagtgaaatttttataaatttcaaagtttaaataaaagctgtaaaggaaggaaggggagaataaaaagtgtttttcattttaccacttcattaaaaagacagttgtctttatgtggtgctttatacttttctaagtcattatctcattttaatttccgggcaacttaaagacaagataagtatttcctccactattcaaagataggaaatcttggtgtctggtcctaatgattcaatcgtcaagcccttattgtaaagcagggttagtaaaattttctgtgcagggtcatatctatactaataaaagccttgggggtgatcaggccagcaggggagggtatttgggggcaatcaggccagcaagggagcagttagggggcaatcaggcaggtaagtgagcggttaggagccagcggtcccggattgtgagagggatgtccaactgcaggattaggcctgattccacagggatcgggcctaaacctgcagttggacatcccccgaggggtcccatattagagagggtgcaagctgggctgagggacacccttcccagtgcacgaattttgtgcaccgggcctctagtatatatataataaatttaaaatattctaagtaacggagaaaataaaattagacagAAAAATTAGGTAGGTGGACATTAATGCTTTTGTTGAAGACGGTACTCAAGTCAATTATTGCACTtcctaagaatatgtccattggaaagtcatttattattttttaatctttattgttgcaagtattacatatgtctccccttttcccccattgacctcacccagcctggccctgcccccacaccaggccttcacccaccctattgtctgtgtccatgggttatgcctatatgcatacaaattcattggttgatggaAGTCATTTAATAGCTTGATGTCATTTGcaaaatgtgtaaaataataaTGCCTCCCTCAAAGACTGGTGTGAAAATTAGTTAAGAATTTAAGTGGAAGAGTGTAATATAGAACTCAAAGCATTGTAAGCCCTTTCTGCCAATAGACTCCATGCATATAGACACACAGTGGGCTTTATTCAACCTGGTTCTACTTGTGCATTTAGGTCTAGAAAATCTGTGCTATCATCCCCTTCTAGGACAAGAATCACagacaataattataataaatcaaCACAATTCTGAAATCATataaaagaaatcccattttCTTAGTCATTGTCCTATTTGATTaggttataattttttaaaaaaacacaccatacaaTATATTTAAGTAAGTTCCTCTTTCATATTAATTTCACTCAAGGGCAGAGTTGGACTGAAGTTTCAACTGACTCAGACAAAGGAAGGGACCATccctcccacaaacacacactGGAGTAAAGGGAAGATTAATAATTTGGTAGTTGGCTATGACCATTTTGAAATaggttaaaaatataaagagagaggcaatgtaaatagccaattattattattattttttactttggcaAAAGACTTAAGGAAATACAAAGATCAAGAACCACTTCATGATGCAATGTTTGATTCCATATAACTGCATatgattatatttcattttcttttgagacAAAGTTTCTGCCTTTAGAGGATTAACTTCACAATTAAACCCTATAATATATTCCCCATGGCCACCCAATTCTCTTCCAGGAAAACAAGATAAAAGTACAGCAACATGTATTCATTCAGAAGGACTCTAACATTTTTACCAAAAGGTAATTCAAATATTGAccacatttcatttcatttacaatgtgatctttttctttttcactttactAACTTAGTAAGCTCCAACTTAGAACCcctaataaagaaagaaaataatagtctATAGGAGCAAGTCACTGGGGTAAGAAGCTCATGAGGATTTGATGCTGTTATTCACTACGGTGGACAGGTACTGTGTATGCAATGCAACTACATGACATTAATGATAGTGTACTTTGCATAGCGAACAATCATttggttcatttttaaaacactacCAAATCATTCTGTAAGATACAATAGATGTCAAGATATTGGTTATTTGAAATGTCACCATTTTTTATGCTTGGGGTACACAAGAAATTTCTGGGAAGCAATGCATGAACTTTGgagttgagaaaaaaaatggatttgtGTTAATTGCATAAACAAACCTTTCAGAGACTTGGAGAGACTAAGGCAGGAAGATTGGTATCTTTTGCACTTTGTATGTGGGCTGGTAGAGAACAACATCTGTTGCATTTGAAGAAACTTAGTGGAGGATGTGAATTGAGACCAGTTATTTGAGATTTAATAAAGTCAATTGCTTCATATATTCAAATGTTTCTCCATTTCTACACTAATTTTTCTCATTCTTCAGTATCTCTATTAACTACGCTATATTAGCCAAGGGTGGGGGTTTTTTCTCTATGTGTGAATAATGTCATTAACATTTCCACTATTTCCTGTAACCTTTAGATAGGAAAATATCTACACCTGATATAAGTTAAGCAaactatatttcttataaatgacCCAAACAAATTATACTTTGGTGACGGAGTTCATCCTGCTGGGATTAACAGACACTCTGGAGCTACAGATTATTCtctttgtgcttttttttctcatttacacaCTGACAGTTTGTGGAAATGTTGGGATGATCCTCTTAATCAGGGCTGATTCCAGACTCCACACACCCATGTATTTCTTCCTGGCTAACCTGTCCTTTGTGGACGTTTGTTGTACCTCTAACACCACCCCAAAGATGCTGGTGGatttattttcagagaagaaaaccaTCTCCTTTGCTGGCTGCTTTCTGCAGCTGTACTTCTTTATCGCCTTGGCCACAACTGAATGCATCCTCTTTGGCTTAATGGCCTATGACCGGTATGTGGCCATATGCAACCCTCTACTGTACCCCTTGGTCATGACCAGGACCGTCTGCCTTAAAATGGCAGCAGGGGCTTTTGCAGCGGGACTGTTGAACTCCATGGTGAACACAAGTTATGTCAGCAGCCTGCCATTCTGCAGTTCCAATGTCATCCACCACTTCTTCTGTGACAGCCCTCCACTCTTTAAGCTCTCGTGTTCTGACACACGCCTGAATGAAAGCATCTTTTCCACTTTTGCTGGAGTGAACCTGGTGGGGGTTTTGCTAGTCATCCTCACCTCTTACTGCTACATTCTCTATTCCATCTTTCGTATGcattcaggggaggggaggcacaaAGCTTTCTCAACGTGTGTCTCTCACCTGACAGCTATATTTCTGTTCTATTCTACCTCCATCTATACTTATCTGAGACCTACATCCAGCTACTCCCTGGGTCAGGACAAAGTGGTCTCTGTTTTCTACACTGCAGTGATCCCCATGTTGAACCCCCTAGTCTACAGTCTCAGGAATAAGGATGTAAAGAAGGCTTTGTATAATGTACTTACCAGGAAAAGGATCCCTGTATTTCTGTGATTGTCCTGTGAATTTATTCAATCTGGCAGAGTATTTAATAAACTTTCAAAGCCTGTTCAAGCCTACAGTTTCTCATTAGAATATTTTCCAAGTAATTATGCTCTGTATTATTCATGTAACTTGTATAAGATCATGAAACTTTCATCTAACAATTTTGTATCTTCATGGGCAAcctaaaaataagatttatttgtaataaaacttACCTAGGGAAAGGAAGGTATTGAGAATTTAGAAACAAAAGTCAcaatataacataaaaatagcAAGAGacattccaaatattttttctttaacttaaaaaattaaagagttaAATACTGAgacttttaattattatattgagTGTGATTCTATCattctttgtttatttaaatctGAGAATATGTATTAAACCCTCTGTTATGAATGTAAATTGTGTTGCCTTTTGCTATATTATCTCTGTTGCTTTCTGGTTTTCTAATTTTCCAGTCTTTTATTTCACTTGAATGTTGAATGTTACCACATTCCCTAAATATACAGATATCAATCAATGTTTTGCTTTACTCAATGTTTTTTGAGTGAttaacttattaaaattaatgaaagaagTTTGAAATGTATGCCTTTGGGGTTTATTTTGGTCAATATTTCATTAGTGATTAAGTAAGTCCAAATGGAGACTAATTTCAAAAACTGTGAATGTCACAAAGTTAAAAAAGTCAGCCAACAAATTATATGGACTCAAAGAATCAATATTCAACAACAGCATAGATGCAAATAAACAACCCCAAACCATGATATTATTAACAGATGGAGACCTGCACTAAATATGTGCATATACTGTGCAGGAAATGGTTAACTCAACCAGCTGCTAAAACTGTGCATATTCCAAGGTCTTCAGGACTGGACTTTCACTGGCTCCTGAGAGAACCTTTGAAATCTTGGAATATCCTACCTGATAAGAACATCTTTGTATCCTGGGGCCCACAGGTAACAGTTTATGCTAATGATGTGACTCATGGTGAATGCCTGTTTTTGTATTCCAGGGCTTTGGGTTGGGCTATATTAGTTTGATCAGGGTGGAGCAGTTGAAGACTAAGTAACCAAGAACTCTTATGTGAGCCTTCCATGTCTATGTACTGACTCTCAGTAAAAACCTGAACACCAGATCTTGATTAAGCATTTCTGGTTGGTGATACGTCATCCTAAAAAATAAGGCTTATTTGTAATAAAACTGTCATCACCaaccaggaatgctgggagaaTTAAGTTCTGTCTGTGTGGTTCTACTGGGACATAACTCATAGAACTGGATGCCTGGTTTCTCTTGGACACTGCCCTACAAATCTATTTCCTTTGCCAATTTTAATCTATTTCttaattctaataaaatataaccaTACATATAAAGGCTCTTTTGAATCTTGTGAGCCCTGGTCAATCATTGAAGCTGATGGTGGTCTTGGGAATCTCAGACACTagcacaaaattaaaattttttcccctagtatttttgttttaattctttattattataatagaggcccagtgcacaaaattcgtgcactcaggggagggggggtccctcagccctgcctgcaccctctggcagtccaggagccctcgaggAATTCCACAGAGGCGGGACAGGCTCCCGctactgccactgcactcacctggcttctggcacactgaccaccaggaagcagctccttcattgtctgccccctggtggtcagtgtgcatcatagctactggtcattttgcatattagccttttattatataggattatgtaaaaCATAAATTtcagttcattcaacaaatataaagtagatatataaattagaaaacaaagtgAGCACAAATAAATTCATCtcccaaaataaatttttaaaaaatcattattgctATAATTGAAAGTTCTCTGTGATCATTCAATTACCCTGCATCCTTGACAGTGATAACCACTCTTCTGTATTTTTCATTATTCCcttgtttaacttttaaaaattaatttacctaTATTcctaaaaccatatttttaaaacctatttttaatgTTAGGAATGTAATATCATACACAGTTTACCTTCTgtattatttgtgtttttcttcaatATTGTGTTTCTAACATTCTACTATATTCATATGTATTCCTGCACTCTTTAATTTCACAATTTTGtagtattctatttctttaatgtGTCATAATTAAATTGTTATCTTCTGTTATGACCACTGGTGATATGAATGTTACTTTCCATGTCACTCAAGACACAATACAAGAATCCATCAGGTGTATCATAGGATGTGGcattacttatatatatatatacatatgttcaACTTTAAAACATAACAAACTATTTTCTCCAAtttcttgtttatatttataCTCTCAACAATAGCACATAAGACCTCAAGTTCCATTtccttgctaacacttgttaTAGTCAGACActtaacttctttttttccaagatAGTGTGGATGACAGATATTTACATCTTTAGCacatctgagattttttttttgtcattgtatTAGGTAGAgatcttttctttattgaatgaAGACAGCCTATTTTCCCCCaatgtttagttttttaacaTGTGTCCTCCATTCATCTTGAATGGCACCCTATACTATATGTTAAATTTTCATTAATGTGTAAACAATCTCTACACTCTATTCATCACTCAGTCTTACACTTACTTCATTGGTAGCCTTTCCTTTGTATAATGACATTAATAACGCctacatattttttcattttttgttctgAGTTAACACATATAATTCCCAATTACTATGTTCACATGTGAAAGTTGGACAGAGAAGAAggctgataagaaaaaaaaatattcatttgaaatatggcttTGGAGGAGAGCTCTATGGGTACCCTGGGCCCCCAGGAAGATAAACAAGTGGATCCTAAATCAATTAAGCCTGAAATATTCTGGAGACAAAGTGACAAAACTGAGGCTGTCCTACTACAGACACATtgggagaaggcagggttcttgagaaaagaaaataatgctgGAAAATATAGAAGGCAGTGGAAGAAGAGGAATACCAAATATGATAGGGATTGATTCCACAAAGAAAGCCATAGGCATGAATCTCGATTCACTGAGCAGGGGTGTTGAGGATAGGACTGCATGGACACCACTCATTCATAGGGTTCCCAGAAGTTAGAGCAGACTCAACAGCATGTTAGAACAATTCCACAAAAATATTACCCTTAGTCTTtcacatttaaaacattaataaagcTTTGTATATAGTTGTGTTGTACTTACAGAccagttttataaaacatatctTTGAAATTTGGAGTCATCCTCATAAACATAGTGTAACtatttgtgttatttatttaaaatattttaatgatgttttataATCTCCATACATTATGAGTTTTTATTGCTAGATCTATTTTCCTGAGGACCTTGTATATGATTAGTGTTAACCTTTTAAACATTGAATTCTAAATATGTTCTGCAGTGATGAAAAAATGCAACtaacttttatattatatttagcAATCCAGGCAAGCTATTTTattctcataatttttattttactcttttacaTGAGTTTATTCCTTaaagttttaagtttttattttgtttttctttcctcctctagcTGCTCCCTCCATTGATTTTCTACCAACAATTAGCAACATTAGACATCATTGTCTTACATAATCCTAAAGTAAATATCTCTAACCTTTCTTAGTCTTAAATACAAATTGAAAGTATTTGGTTTACCCTGTACCATTGACATAAAGAAACATAGGAAAAAATAACATTTGCAATGATAAATTTTTAGAACAAAAATTCAAGCAATGAGGTCAGAAACTTTAACCATTAAATTGCAAAAAATGACCTAACATTAAAAGTGATTGTACACTATCCACACATTTGTAATGCTAATATTATCACTTTTTGAGACAGACTCACCATTCAAAGTGAATGCCCAATGGAcctcattataaaaaaaaaaaaatctttggagaATTTTTTTAGCTTAAATTAAAAGAGTACAGAATAATAGTTAATGAGGGATAAGTACCATAAACAATGATTATCTTAGAGAAAATTGATGAATACATGACAAAGATATGAAGATTCTCCCCAACTTCTTTTACTATAATGTAATTAATCCCTTTGAAATTTGCAAAATTCCTTTCTTTTATGTTGGGAAAAATATATGGCTCAGCATCAGAATATTTCCTAATTATGCTATTTCTTATTGAATCTCAAGAGAACTCAACATTACAGTTAATTCATCAacatattattcatttttctgtatAAAAAAAGCAACCCACATGTgcatttagaaatgaagaaaaatataaacaagtaacTGAAAATTTATATTCCATTATTAATATGTCCTATTAATATGGCTGAGCAGAGTTTTATAAGTAAGCACTATATTCTGCCTTTCATATTATTGTCTCTacagcaatattttttctaacatatctcctggggcaagagaaacaaaagaaaaaataaacaaatggaacttcATCAAACTAGAAAAGTTTttgaacagcaaaggaaatcatcaacaaaatgaaaagacaacccactgaatgcgAGAACATATTGGCCAATATATAtgataagggttaatatccaaaatgtataaagaacttatacaactcaacaccaaatatcaatcaatccaattaaaaaattggcaaaggaactgaatagtcacttctccaaagaggacatacagatggccaatagaaatataaaaatatgctcaatgtcactaatcatcaatgaaatgcaaattaaaaccacaatgagatatcacctcaaactgtcaaaatggctataatgaataaataaacaaacaacaagtgttggtgaggatgtggaggaaaggaaactcttgtgcaatgctggtgggaatgcagattggtgcagccccTGTGAAAAGCAGtctggagttacctcaaaaaattaaaaatggaactgcctgatgatccagtgattccacttctgggaattcaTCCAAAGACCCaacacactaatttgaaagaatatatgaacacccctatgttcattgtagccaagatttacaatagccaagatttaaaAGCAGCTAAGTGTCTATCAGTAGGTGAGTCGATAAAAAagttatggtacatttacacaatataATACTACACAGCCATAAAATGGGAGAATATTTTAACCTTTGTGATAGCATGTATGGACCTGgataacattatgctaagtgaaataagccagtcagagaaagaaaagtaccatatggttccactcatatgtggaatttaataaacaaattgaactaacaagcaaaataaagacagactcatagacagaaAACTATCAGATAGCTATAGTTGGGGGTTGGTggttgggggagtgggggagttgggcaaaaaaagaactcatggacatggactaCAGTGTGATGattggagggaaggatggaggtgaAAGAAGGTATGGGGGAtagtgatgaaaaaataaagtaaaataaagaaaaaaataaaagactcatTGTAACTCCccccaaattatttaaattagagTATACAACAATCTTACCTAACAAAATCAAGATATGTGGAAATCTGAATCAACAAAAGAATGTATCTTTGTCAGGTAAGTCAGTGATTAACAAAGATATTTAGCTCATTTATAATTATGCTTTCTAACTCCATTTTACGTAGGTTTTTTTAGTAATAATGGAGTATGTAAAAATGTAGAACGTACCCTACATCTTATAAACTGTAAAGTCCCTTTAATTAATACTGAATTTATATTCAGTTAAGAGACTACAATTGTCAGAACACTAAAATTTATCTCTTATGCACCTTCTCAGAATGTCAAAATCTGCATTACCTCATAAGATAATCAGAAGAAAAAGACatatagatggatagatagaatTTTGCACAGATGTCAATCAGATTGTAGTTTTTAATTATACAATGATGGGATCTTTACAAGTCAACTCTTTAGCAGTATTTTTCATGTTACAGATCTTTCTTTAGAAGCACAAGATTCCACTTGCTCAAATGATTAGATATAATTTAGTAgaggactcacacacacacatatctatacacatttatatacatatattctatctaataaaatagtaatatgcaaattaagcatcactccattacacccaccagccacgcccaccagccaatcaggagcgagtatgcaaattaacccaaccaag contains:
- the LOC129151262 gene encoding olfactory receptor 5F1-like, yielding MTQTNYTLVTEFILLGLTDTLELQIILFVLFFLIYTLTVCGNVGMILLIRADSRLHTPMYFFLANLSFVDVCCTSNTTPKMLVDLFSEKKTISFAGCFLQLYFFIALATTECILFGLMAYDRYVAICNPLLYPLVMTRTVCLKMAAGAFAAGLLNSMVNTSYVSSLPFCSSNVIHHFFCDSPPLFKLSCSDTRLNESIFSTFAGVNLVGVLLVILTSYCYILYSIFRMHSGEGRHKAFSTCVSHLTAIFLFYSTSIYTYLRPTSSYSLGQDKVVSVFYTAVIPMLNPLVYSLRNKDVKKALYNVLTRKRIPVFL